In the Piscinibacter sp. XHJ-5 genome, one interval contains:
- a CDS encoding alpha/beta hydrolase has protein sequence MLHPQARALLSLIDERGVPPIHTLAPDEARRMYRERRSFTQPAPPEVAEVRALSATGPLGEIALRLYRPLGALAGERLAALVYYHGGGWVVGDLDTHDTLCRQLANAARCAVVSVDYRMGPEHRFPAAVDDALAAARWVHREAPGLGLDATRLAVGGDSAGGNLAAVVALAAREAADPPIVFQLLIYPATDNTCALPSHRSNGQGYLLTADTIGYFRGHYLAEAAQQRDWRASPLHHPDLSGLPPALVLTAGYDPLRDEGLAFAQRLSEAGARCTEICFERQIHGFITMGKVIDEANTAVAICAAELRRSLA, from the coding sequence ATGCTGCATCCGCAAGCCCGCGCACTGCTGTCGCTGATCGACGAACGCGGCGTGCCGCCCATCCACACGCTCGCGCCGGACGAAGCCCGGCGCATGTACCGCGAGCGTCGCTCCTTCACGCAGCCGGCGCCCCCCGAGGTGGCCGAGGTGCGCGCGCTGTCGGCGACCGGCCCGCTCGGCGAGATTGCGCTGCGGTTGTACCGGCCGCTGGGCGCCCTCGCGGGCGAACGACTTGCGGCGCTCGTCTACTACCACGGCGGCGGCTGGGTCGTGGGCGATCTGGACACGCACGACACCTTGTGCCGCCAGCTTGCCAATGCGGCACGCTGCGCCGTGGTGTCGGTCGACTACCGGATGGGGCCGGAGCACCGCTTTCCCGCGGCGGTCGACGATGCGCTGGCGGCAGCGCGCTGGGTGCATCGCGAAGCGCCCGGGCTCGGGCTCGATGCCACGCGGCTCGCGGTGGGCGGCGACAGCGCGGGCGGCAACCTGGCCGCGGTCGTCGCCCTCGCGGCGCGCGAGGCCGCCGATCCGCCTATCGTCTTCCAACTGCTGATCTATCCGGCGACCGACAACACCTGCGCGCTGCCTTCGCACCGCAGCAATGGACAGGGCTACCTGCTCACGGCGGACACGATCGGGTACTTCCGCGGCCACTACCTCGCCGAGGCAGCCCAGCAGCGCGACTGGCGGGCCTCACCGCTGCACCATCCGGACCTGTCGGGGCTGCCCCCGGCCCTGGTGCTGACTGCCGGCTACGACCCGCTGCGCGACGAAGGACTGGCCTTTGCGCAGCGGCTCAGCGAAGCCGGCGCGCGCTGCACCGAAATCTGCTTCGAACGGCAGATCCACGGCTTCATCACCATGGGCAAGGTGATCGACGAGGCCAACACGGCGGTCGCGATCTGCGCCGCGGAGCTTCGGCGGTCGCTCGCGTAG
- a CDS encoding PLP-dependent aspartate aminotransferase family protein, translating to MSHDTPSKPRAFGTRVIHAGQAPDPSTGAIMPPIYATSTFVQQSPGVHKGLDYGRSHNPTRWAFERCVADLESGSQAYAFASGLAAISTVLELLDANAHIVSGDDVYGGTFRLFERVRARSAGHRFSFVDLTDPGKLVAAITPQTRLVWVETPTNPLLRLADLRALAQICRDRGILCAADNTFASPWVQRPLELGFDIVVHSTTKYLNGHSDVIGGVAVVGREARHDAIRERLGFLQNAVGAIAGPFDSFLALRGVKTLALRMERHCSNALELARWLEAQPQVARVHYPGLETHPQHALARAQMRGFGGMISMDLKTDLAGARRFLEAVRIFSLAESLGGVESLIEHPAIMTHATIPLETRQTLGIGDALVRLSVGVEDVEDLREDLAQALATI from the coding sequence GTGAGCCACGACACCCCATCGAAACCGCGCGCCTTCGGCACCCGCGTGATCCACGCCGGACAGGCGCCCGACCCCTCCACCGGCGCGATCATGCCGCCGATCTACGCCACCTCGACCTTCGTGCAGCAGAGCCCGGGCGTGCACAAGGGCCTGGACTACGGCCGCTCGCACAACCCGACGCGCTGGGCCTTCGAGCGCTGCGTGGCCGACCTCGAAAGCGGCTCGCAGGCCTATGCGTTCGCCTCCGGGCTGGCCGCCATTTCCACCGTGCTGGAGCTGCTCGACGCCAACGCGCACATCGTGTCGGGCGACGACGTGTACGGCGGCACCTTCCGCCTGTTCGAACGGGTGCGCGCGCGCAGCGCCGGCCACCGCTTCAGCTTCGTCGACCTGACCGACCCCGGCAAGCTGGTCGCCGCGATCACGCCGCAGACCCGGCTGGTGTGGGTGGAGACGCCGACCAATCCGCTGCTGCGTCTGGCGGACCTGCGGGCGCTCGCGCAGATCTGCCGCGATCGCGGCATCCTCTGCGCCGCCGACAACACCTTCGCCAGCCCCTGGGTGCAACGGCCGCTGGAGCTCGGCTTCGACATCGTCGTCCACTCCACCACCAAGTACCTGAACGGCCACTCCGACGTCATCGGCGGCGTGGCCGTGGTCGGCCGGGAAGCGCGTCACGACGCGATCCGCGAGCGGCTGGGCTTCCTGCAGAACGCTGTCGGCGCCATCGCCGGCCCGTTCGACAGCTTCCTCGCGTTGCGTGGCGTGAAGACGCTTGCGCTGCGCATGGAGCGCCATTGCAGCAACGCACTCGAGCTGGCCCGCTGGCTCGAAGCGCAGCCGCAGGTCGCGCGGGTGCACTACCCGGGGCTGGAGACGCATCCCCAGCATGCGCTGGCCCGGGCGCAGATGCGTGGCTTCGGCGGCATGATCTCGATGGACCTGAAGACCGATCTGGCCGGTGCCAGGCGCTTCCTCGAGGCGGTGCGCATCTTCTCGCTCGCCGAAAGCCTCGGCGGCGTCGAGAGCCTCATCGAGCACCCGGCCATCATGACCCACGCCACCATCCCGCTGGAGACGCGGCAGACGCTGGGCATCGGCGATGCCCTGGTTCGGCTGTCGGTGGGAGTGGAGGATGTGGAGGACCTGCGCGAGGATCTGGCGCAAGCCCTCGCGACGATCTGA
- a CDS encoding cystathionine beta-synthase — MTTTSTRPAVLDLIGNTPLVPVTRLDTGCCQLFLKLESQNPGGSIKDRIGLAMVDTAERDGRLKPGGTVVEATAGNTGLGLALVARAKGYRVVLVVPDKMSTEKVLHLKALGAEVHITRSDVGKGHPEYYQDLAARLARDIPGAFFADQFNNPANALAHETSTGPEIWQQMGHDVDAIVCGVGSGGTLAGLSRYFKKVQPALGIVLADPKGSVVAEYTRSGKVGEAGSWAVEGIGEDFIPSIADLSSVFAAYEIGDEESFGTARELLRTEGILGGSSTGTLLAAALRWCREQKTPKRVVSFVVDTGTRYLSKMYNDQWMLDQGLLARKRYGDLRDVISRRFEEGAVVSVGPGDTLLTAFARMRAADVSQLPVLDEGRLVGVLDESDLLLSVHADAARFRSTVSTAMTDAPETLSPQASLADLEAVLDKGLVAIVADGSGFHGLITRFDLLNHLRRTLT, encoded by the coding sequence ATGACGACAACCTCCACCCGCCCCGCGGTGCTGGACCTCATCGGCAACACGCCGCTGGTCCCGGTGACGCGGCTGGACACCGGCTGCTGCCAGCTCTTCCTCAAGCTGGAGTCGCAGAACCCGGGCGGCTCCATCAAGGACCGCATCGGGCTGGCGATGGTCGACACCGCCGAGCGCGACGGCCGCCTGAAGCCGGGCGGCACGGTGGTCGAGGCCACCGCCGGCAACACCGGACTGGGCCTGGCGCTGGTCGCCCGCGCCAAGGGCTATCGCGTGGTGCTGGTCGTGCCCGACAAGATGTCGACCGAGAAGGTGCTGCACCTGAAGGCGCTGGGCGCCGAGGTGCACATCACGCGCTCCGACGTCGGCAAGGGCCATCCGGAGTACTACCAGGACCTGGCCGCGCGACTGGCCCGCGACATACCCGGCGCCTTCTTCGCCGACCAGTTCAACAATCCCGCCAACGCGCTGGCGCACGAGACCAGCACCGGGCCCGAGATCTGGCAGCAGATGGGGCACGACGTCGACGCGATCGTGTGCGGCGTCGGCTCGGGCGGCACGCTGGCCGGGCTGTCGCGCTACTTCAAGAAGGTGCAGCCCGCGCTCGGCATCGTCCTGGCCGATCCGAAGGGCTCGGTGGTCGCCGAATACACGCGCAGCGGCAAGGTCGGCGAGGCCGGCTCGTGGGCGGTCGAAGGCATCGGCGAGGATTTCATCCCGTCGATCGCCGACCTGTCCAGCGTCTTCGCCGCCTATGAGATCGGCGACGAGGAGAGCTTCGGCACCGCGCGCGAGCTGCTGCGCACCGAGGGCATCCTCGGCGGCTCGTCCACCGGCACGCTGCTCGCCGCCGCGCTGCGCTGGTGCCGCGAGCAGAAGACCCCCAAGCGCGTGGTCAGCTTCGTCGTCGACACCGGCACGCGATACCTGTCGAAGATGTACAACGACCAGTGGATGCTCGACCAGGGCCTGCTGGCGCGCAAGCGCTACGGCGATCTGCGCGACGTGATCTCGCGCCGCTTCGAGGAAGGCGCGGTGGTCAGCGTCGGCCCGGGCGATACGCTGCTGACGGCGTTCGCGCGCATGCGCGCGGCCGATGTGTCGCAGCTGCCGGTGCTCGATGAAGGCCGGCTCGTGGGCGTGCTCGACGAGTCGGACCTGCTGCTGAGCGTGCATGCCGATGCGGCGCGATTTCGTTCCACGGTCAGCACCGCAATGACCGATGCCCCCGAGACCCTTTCGCCCCAGGCCAGCCTGGCGGACCTGGAAGCGGTGCTCGACAAGGGCCTGGTCGCCATCGTCGCCGACGGGAGCGGCTTCCACGGCCTCATCACCCGCTTCGACCTGTTGAACCACCTGCGGAGAACGCTCACGTGA
- a CDS encoding SRPBCC domain-containing protein produces MTEPRVVVAGMQIEGEVWLAAPPSRVFRALTTPQLLAAWWGDAGVYTTHDWQLRADEGAPWRCEVRLANGRRHHIEGTVLEVVPDRRLRLSWQPSWDRLPLTEVSFELEAQRGGTRLALRHSGFRPDFSGLETHRVGWPWVLGWLAAALAKE; encoded by the coding sequence ATGACTGAGCCGCGCGTCGTCGTCGCCGGCATGCAGATCGAGGGCGAGGTGTGGCTGGCCGCGCCGCCATCGCGGGTGTTTCGCGCGCTCACCACGCCGCAGCTGCTGGCCGCGTGGTGGGGCGACGCCGGCGTGTACACCACCCACGACTGGCAGCTGCGCGCGGACGAAGGTGCGCCATGGCGCTGCGAAGTGCGGCTGGCCAACGGCCGGCGCCACCACATCGAAGGCACGGTGCTCGAAGTCGTGCCCGACCGGCGTCTGCGCCTGAGCTGGCAGCCGAGCTGGGATCGGCTGCCGCTCACCGAGGTGAGCTTCGAGCTGGAGGCACAGCGCGGCGGCACGCGGCTCGCGCTTCGCCACAGCGGCTTCCGGCCGGATTTCTCGGGACTGGAGACTCACCGTGTCGGCTGGCCATGGGTGCTGGGCTGGCTGGCCGCAGCGCTGGCAAAGGAGTAG
- a CDS encoding metalloregulator ArsR/SmtB family transcription factor, whose translation MPLSRDEQRSACLAALADPTRRAILDLLARRRLHVEELAAHFTVSRPAISKHLRTLKRAGLLSEEHEGRRAFYGVNARPLAELERWLAMQRRVWETSLGTLKRLVERDD comes from the coding sequence ATGCCGCTGTCCCGAGACGAACAACGCAGCGCGTGCCTGGCCGCCCTGGCCGACCCCACGCGGCGCGCCATCCTCGACCTGCTGGCGCGCAGGCGCCTGCACGTCGAGGAGCTGGCGGCGCACTTCACCGTCAGCCGGCCGGCGATCTCCAAGCATCTGCGCACGCTCAAGCGCGCCGGCCTGCTCAGCGAGGAGCACGAAGGGCGGCGTGCCTTCTATGGCGTCAACGCCCGGCCGCTGGCCGAGCTGGAGCGCTGGCTCGCGATGCAGCGGCGCGTGTGGGAGACCAGCCTGGGCACCCTGAAGCGGCTGGTGGAGCGCGATGACTGA
- a CDS encoding DinB family protein, with translation MTTALIEQLQAFPARVARFVAGFPAARQRTRPPGGGFSLVEHLCHLRDLEREGYATRIRRILDEDLPELSEIDGSTLALERDYQQQDPGAALRDWQAARELTVALLREHLPRDGQRKGIFGGFGVLTLASLAEGIAAHDRSHWDELQALGH, from the coding sequence ATGACGACCGCCCTCATCGAGCAGCTGCAGGCATTTCCCGCGCGGGTGGCGCGCTTCGTGGCCGGGTTTCCGGCAGCCCGGCAACGCACACGGCCGCCAGGCGGCGGCTTCTCGCTGGTGGAGCATCTGTGCCACCTGCGCGACCTGGAACGCGAAGGCTACGCCACGCGCATCCGCCGCATCCTCGACGAAGACCTGCCCGAGCTGTCCGAGATCGACGGCAGCACGCTGGCGCTGGAGCGCGACTACCAGCAGCAGGACCCAGGGGCGGCGCTGCGCGATTGGCAAGCAGCCCGCGAGCTCACGGTGGCGCTGCTGCGCGAGCATCTGCCGCGCGACGGACAGCGCAAGGGCATCTTCGGCGGTTTCGGCGTGCTCACGCTGGCCTCGCTGGCCGAGGGCATCGCGGCGCACGACCGCTCGCACTGGGACGAGCTGCAGGCGCTAGGCCACTAG
- a CDS encoding thioredoxin domain-containing protein, whose translation MSADSPSPRLLVAGLCAQWCGTCRDWRPVFDEQARHFAGLADFAWVDVEDHDEVMGHVDVENFPTLMIARGDDVLFFGTITPHAQTLARLVQSAVNGDMKPVDNAEVQGLPQRVREAS comes from the coding sequence ATGTCCGCCGACTCCCCGTCCCCCCGTCTGCTCGTGGCCGGCCTTTGCGCGCAATGGTGCGGCACCTGCCGCGACTGGCGGCCGGTGTTCGACGAACAGGCGCGCCACTTCGCCGGCCTTGCCGACTTCGCCTGGGTCGACGTGGAGGATCACGACGAGGTGATGGGCCACGTCGACGTGGAGAACTTCCCCACGCTGATGATCGCGCGCGGCGATGACGTGCTGTTCTTCGGCACGATCACGCCGCATGCGCAGACGCTGGCGCGGCTGGTTCAGAGCGCCGTCAACGGCGACATGAAGCCGGTGGACAACGCCGAGGTGCAAGGCCTGCCGCAGCGCGTGCGCGAGGCCTCCTAG
- a CDS encoding GMC family oxidoreductase N-terminal domain-containing protein, with amino-acid sequence MTTPTYDYIICGAGTAGCLLANRLSADRTRRVLLIEAGGRDDYHWIHIPVGYLYCIGNPRTDWLYHTDADPGLNGRRLRYPRGKVLGGCSSINGMIYMRGQSRDYDHWGALGNDGWSWSDCLPFFLKHEDYYKGADAFHAAPGFDRTGQRQGGEWRVEKQRLRWDVLDAFAQAAQQAGIPHSEDFNRGDNEGVGYFQVNQRGGIRWNAAKAFLRPVMARENLQVWTGAHIARVVLERDAAGLRASGVEVIPHGGGERLRVQAAREVIVATGAVATPQLLQLSGIGDPALLQQHGIDVQHALAGVGENLQDHLQIRAVFSVQGVKTLNTMTRHWWGKAWIGLEYLLKRSGPMSMAPSQLGAFTRSDAAQPHPNLEYHVQPLSLEAFGEPLHPFNAFTASVCNLNPSSRGHVRLRAPDPLEAPSIRANYLGTEDDRRVAAQSLRLTRRIVAQPALARYRPQEVKPGTQFQSDEELAQLAGDIGTTIFHPVGTAKMGPAGDPLAVVDARLKLHGMRGLRVADASVMPTITSGNTNAPVLMIAERAAQWVLEES; translated from the coding sequence ATGACCACGCCGACGTACGACTACATCATCTGCGGCGCAGGCACGGCGGGGTGCCTGCTCGCCAACCGGCTCAGCGCCGACCGCACCAGGCGCGTGCTGCTCATCGAAGCGGGCGGCCGCGACGACTACCACTGGATCCATATCCCGGTCGGCTACCTCTACTGCATCGGCAACCCCCGCACCGACTGGCTGTACCACACTGATGCCGACCCCGGCCTCAACGGCCGCCGCCTGCGCTACCCGCGCGGCAAGGTGCTCGGTGGCTGCTCCAGCATCAACGGGATGATCTACATGCGCGGCCAGTCGCGCGATTACGACCACTGGGGCGCGCTGGGCAATGACGGCTGGAGCTGGTCGGACTGCCTGCCGTTCTTCCTGAAGCACGAGGACTACTACAAGGGCGCGGATGCGTTCCACGCGGCGCCCGGCTTCGACCGCACCGGCCAACGCCAGGGCGGCGAGTGGCGGGTCGAGAAGCAGCGGCTGCGCTGGGACGTGCTCGATGCGTTCGCGCAGGCCGCGCAGCAGGCCGGCATTCCGCACAGCGAGGACTTCAACCGCGGCGACAACGAAGGCGTCGGCTACTTCCAGGTCAACCAGCGCGGCGGCATCCGCTGGAATGCGGCCAAGGCCTTTCTGCGGCCGGTGATGGCGCGCGAGAACCTGCAGGTGTGGACCGGGGCGCACATCGCGCGGGTGGTGCTGGAGCGCGACGCTGCCGGGCTGCGCGCGAGCGGTGTCGAAGTCATCCCGCATGGCGGCGGCGAGCGGCTGCGCGTGCAGGCCGCGCGCGAGGTGATCGTGGCCACCGGCGCCGTCGCGACGCCGCAGCTGCTGCAGCTGTCGGGGATCGGCGATCCGGCGCTGCTGCAACAGCATGGCATCGACGTGCAGCATGCGCTTGCCGGCGTCGGCGAGAACCTGCAGGACCACCTGCAGATTCGCGCCGTGTTCAGCGTGCAGGGCGTCAAGACGCTGAACACGATGACGCGCCACTGGTGGGGCAAGGCCTGGATCGGGCTCGAGTACCTGCTCAAGCGCAGCGGCCCGATGAGCATGGCGCCGTCGCAGCTCGGCGCTTTCACGCGCAGCGACGCGGCGCAGCCGCATCCCAATCTCGAATACCACGTGCAGCCGCTGTCGCTCGAGGCCTTCGGCGAGCCGCTGCATCCGTTCAACGCCTTCACCGCCAGCGTGTGCAACCTCAACCCGAGCAGCCGCGGCCACGTCAGGCTGCGCGCGCCGGACCCGCTGGAGGCACCGAGCATCCGCGCCAATTACCTCGGCACCGAGGACGACCGCCGGGTGGCCGCGCAATCGCTGCGGCTCACGCGTCGCATCGTCGCGCAGCCGGCGCTGGCGAGGTACCGGCCGCAGGAGGTCAAGCCCGGCACGCAGTTCCAGAGCGACGAGGAACTCGCACAGCTGGCCGGCGACATCGGCACGACGATCTTCCATCCGGTGGGCACGGCGAAGATGGGTCCTGCCGGCGATCCGCTGGCGGTGGTGGATGCGCGGCTGAAGCTGCACGGCATGCGCGGGTTGCGGGTTGCCGACGCGAGCGTGATGCCCACCATCACCAGCGGGAACACCAATGCGCCGGTGCTGATGATCGCGGAGCGAGCGGCGCAGTGGGTGCTGGAGGAGAGCTGA
- the creD gene encoding cell envelope integrity protein CreD, which yields MKIHPVVPKLLAVIGIVGLLTLALARVSALVEERHERLREAERSVEQSQAGRQALAGPVLVSHCTEQWDSVVGDGADRKSLAASREFMLTAAPSRLAVQADASLEPRWRGLFKVNTYAGKATVQAHWNSLAALSPKGEHAGSRVACAAPVLMVALSDARGIRHARITAAGQALAVRSGTRHPSHPRGFHAVLPELPRNADAPFSAELALELVGTAALGFAPVADDTRVQLTANWPHPSFGGRFLPVTREVRHDGFSATWQVSSLATTAPDDFARRALLCAPHGSTPDMQAGASRDRRALRPETKGVGTAGCIEAFDVAFIDPVNPYSLSDRAIKYGLLFIGLTFAAVGMIEVLRQLRVHPVQYLLVGCALSIFFLLLLALSEHLPFGESYAIAAAACVALLAFYARHLLGGWRAGLAFGGGVAALYGALYLLLQLEQTALILGAVLLFAVLAGVMVATRRIDWYGLTRSEPAGAPLHNRAS from the coding sequence ATGAAGATCCATCCTGTCGTCCCCAAGCTGCTGGCCGTGATCGGCATCGTGGGATTGCTGACGCTGGCCCTCGCGCGCGTCAGCGCACTCGTCGAAGAACGCCACGAGCGCTTGCGCGAAGCCGAGCGCAGCGTCGAGCAGAGCCAGGCCGGCCGCCAGGCGCTGGCCGGCCCGGTGCTCGTCAGCCATTGCACCGAGCAGTGGGACTCGGTGGTGGGCGACGGCGCCGACCGCAAGTCCCTGGCGGCGAGCCGCGAGTTCATGCTCACGGCAGCGCCGAGCCGCCTGGCGGTGCAGGCCGATGCGAGCCTGGAGCCCCGCTGGCGCGGCCTGTTCAAGGTGAACACCTACGCCGGCAAGGCGACGGTCCAGGCGCACTGGAACTCGCTCGCCGCGCTCAGTCCGAAAGGCGAGCATGCCGGCTCACGGGTGGCCTGCGCCGCGCCGGTGCTGATGGTGGCCTTGAGCGATGCACGCGGCATCCGGCATGCGCGCATCACCGCGGCGGGCCAAGCCCTCGCGGTCCGTTCGGGGACTCGTCATCCGAGTCATCCGCGCGGCTTTCATGCCGTGCTGCCGGAGCTGCCCCGCAACGCCGACGCGCCGTTCAGCGCCGAGCTCGCGCTGGAGCTGGTTGGCACCGCGGCGCTCGGCTTCGCGCCCGTGGCCGACGACACGCGCGTGCAGCTCACCGCGAACTGGCCGCATCCGTCGTTCGGCGGACGCTTTCTGCCGGTGACGCGCGAGGTGCGGCACGACGGCTTCAGCGCGACATGGCAGGTCTCCTCGCTGGCCACGACCGCGCCGGACGACTTCGCGCGCCGCGCCTTGCTGTGCGCCCCCCATGGCAGCACGCCCGACATGCAGGCCGGCGCTTCGCGCGACCGGCGCGCACTGCGGCCCGAGACGAAGGGCGTCGGCACGGCCGGCTGCATCGAGGCCTTCGACGTCGCCTTCATCGACCCGGTGAATCCCTATTCGCTGAGCGATCGCGCGATCAAGTACGGCCTGCTGTTCATAGGACTCACCTTCGCCGCTGTCGGGATGATCGAGGTGCTGCGCCAGCTGCGAGTGCATCCGGTCCAGTACCTGCTCGTTGGCTGCGCGCTGAGCATCTTCTTCCTGCTCCTGCTCGCACTGTCGGAGCACCTGCCGTTCGGCGAGTCGTACGCGATCGCTGCCGCCGCCTGCGTCGCCCTGCTGGCGTTCTACGCGCGCCACCTGCTCGGCGGATGGCGTGCGGGACTGGCGTTCGGGGGCGGCGTGGCGGCGCTGTACGGCGCGCTCTACCTGCTGCTGCAGCTGGAGCAGACCGCGCTGATCCTCGGCGCCGTGCTGCTGTTCGCGGTGCTCGCCGGCGTGATGGTCGCGACCCGGCGCATCGACTGGTACGGGTTGACGCGCAGCGAGCCCGCCGGCGCCCCGCTCCACAATCGCGCCTCATGA
- a CDS encoding MmcQ/YjbR family DNA-binding protein has product MTFAALKTHAASLPAATADIKWGCDWVASVGGKMFFAGGPEPGPWDGCSFKVDDHRFLEITGLPGFAPAPYLARVKWVQLKDPKALPLAQLKGLVTRSHELVLARLPKKLQRELLG; this is encoded by the coding sequence ATGACTTTTGCCGCCCTGAAGACGCACGCCGCTTCGCTGCCCGCCGCCACGGCCGACATCAAGTGGGGCTGCGACTGGGTGGCCAGCGTTGGCGGCAAGATGTTCTTCGCCGGCGGGCCCGAGCCGGGTCCCTGGGACGGCTGCTCGTTCAAGGTCGACGATCACCGCTTCCTCGAGATCACCGGCCTGCCGGGTTTCGCCCCGGCGCCCTACCTGGCGCGCGTGAAGTGGGTGCAGCTGAAGGACCCGAAGGCGCTGCCGCTCGCCCAGCTGAAGGGACTGGTGACGCGCTCGCACGAGCTGGTGCTGGCCAGGCTGCCGAAGAAGCTGCAGCGCGAGCTGCTGGGCTGA
- a CDS encoding carboxymuconolactone decarboxylase family protein: MTASPHPQGLTDRMPPLPRESLDAAQRAAADELIAGPRKAVMGPFIPLLRSPELLARVQKVGEYLRFHSALPARVSEFATLIVARHWSQQFEWCIHVPLALKAGTAPQTIAAVREGRRPDGMDDEERCVHDFTCELLQQRGVSDATYRVARDRFGEHGVVDLTGLIGYFSMINLVLNVAHTPPEIADGVEPLPTLPR, translated from the coding sequence ATGACCGCATCGCCGCACCCCCAAGGCCTGACCGACCGCATGCCCCCGCTGCCGCGGGAATCGCTCGATGCCGCGCAGCGCGCGGCCGCCGACGAACTGATCGCCGGGCCGCGCAAGGCGGTGATGGGACCGTTCATCCCGCTGTTGCGCAGTCCCGAGCTGCTCGCGCGCGTGCAGAAGGTCGGGGAATACCTGCGCTTTCACAGCGCGCTGCCGGCGCGCGTATCCGAGTTCGCCACGCTCATCGTGGCGCGTCATTGGTCGCAGCAGTTCGAGTGGTGCATTCATGTGCCGCTGGCGCTGAAGGCCGGAACCGCGCCGCAGACGATCGCCGCGGTGCGCGAAGGAAGGCGCCCCGACGGCATGGACGACGAAGAGCGCTGCGTGCACGACTTCACGTGCGAGCTGCTGCAGCAGCGCGGCGTCAGCGACGCCACCTACCGCGTGGCGCGCGATCGATTCGGCGAGCACGGCGTCGTGGATCTCACCGGGCTCATCGGCTACTTCTCGATGATCAACCTGGTGCTGAACGTGGCGCACACGCCGCCCGAGATTGCCGACGGCGTGGAGCCGCTGCCGACCCTGCCGCGCTGA